One window of the Lytechinus variegatus isolate NC3 chromosome 3, Lvar_3.0, whole genome shotgun sequence genome contains the following:
- the LOC121411997 gene encoding short-chain collagen C4-like: MKGVQGEVGAPGRNGAPGLQGSIGPVGISGERGDAGLPGYVGLTGSRGPAGPIGARGIAGEQGPTGPGGSEGETGSTGPAGPRGPMGELGPNGGPGLLGAPGNPGFMGDMGESGEQGSPGEPGSRGTNGEPGTPGQTGPNGAPGDDGLAGNDGKTGPTGSPGRDGPAGASGDRGQSDHLEHRDHLESLEKLDSMATLVFKDPLEFVGMLVVMESVVQMDLLVFLVLLVTVVMVESKDLSVLVELRDPLAHLDLLEHVEHAESLEPLDLVEELVSLEMLVNKV, translated from the exons ATGAAG GGAGTACAAGGAGAGGTTGGAGCACCTGGCAGGAATGGAGCTCCTGGACTTCAGGGATCTATCGGACCTGTTGGTATCAGTGGAGAAAGGGGAGATGCT GGTCTTCCAGGATACGTTGGATTGACTGGAAGCCGTGGACCTGCAGGACCAATT GGAGCCCGTGGAATCGCTGGAGAACAAGGACCAACTGGCCCAGGTGGATCAGAG GGAGAAACTGGATCTACAGGACCTGCTGGACCACGTGGACCAATGGGAGAACTG GGACCTAATGGTGGACCTGGACTTCTTGGAGCTCCTGGAAATCCTGGATTCATG GGTGATATGGGAGAGTCTGGTGAACAAGGAAGCCCTGGTGAGCCTGGATCGAGG ggTACAAATGGTGAGCCTGGTACCCCTGGACAGACTGGACCCAAT GGTGCTCCTGGTGATGATGGACTTGCTGGTAATGATGGAAAGACTGGCCCCACT GGTAGCCCAGGAAGGGATGGACCTGCTGGAGCCTCTGGAGACAGG gGGCAGTCGGACCACCTGGAGCACAGGGACCACCTGGAATCGCTGGAGAAGCT GGATTCAATGGCAACACTGGTATTCAAGGACCCCCTGGAGTTCGTGGGGATGCT GGTGGTGATGGAGAGCGTGGTGCAGATGGACCTACTGGTCTTCCTGGTGCTCCTGGTAACCGTGGTGATGGTGGAATCCAAGGACCTGTCGGTGTTGGTGGAGCTCAG GGACCCCCTGGCGCACCTGGACTTGTTGGAACACGTGGAGCACGCGGAGTCCCTGGAGCCACTGGACCTCGTGGAGGAGTTGGTGTCTCTGGAGATGCT GGTGAACAAGGTCTAA